A region of the Mycobacteriales bacterium genome:
GCAGCGCGGCGCGGTCCGGCACCGCCACCGCCAGCCGGGCCAGCGCAGCGACGGTGAGGTCCGGGTCGGCGGTGTCGGCGAGGGCAGTCAGCACCACGTCGTCGGCGGCAGCGTCGTCCCAGAGCCCGAGCTCCTCGAGCGCTGCCCGCGACCCCACGACGTCGGAGAAGCCCAGCCGGGCCAGCGACGGCCCCGTCTCCCGCTGACCTGGTCCGGTCATGAGCTGCAGCTGGCTAGGCGTCGACGACGGGCAGGAGGCGGCGGGGTGGGGAGGCGGGGTGCTCGGCGAGGCGGGCCCAGCGCTGCACGGCCGGCCGCCAGACCTCCTCGACCTCCTCGAGCGCGGCCACGGCCCGCTCGACGACGTCGTCACCGGACAGCCCGAGCAGGTCGAGCTCCTCACCGCTGCGTGCCGCCCACGTCTCGAGGTGCTCGCGGGTCGGCTCGGGGTGGAACTGCACGCCGTAGGCGCGGTCGCCGACCCGGAAGGCCTGCACCGGGTAGCGCGGCGATCCGGCCAGCAGCAGCGCGCCCGGCGGCAGGTCGACGACCCCGTCGGAGTGCCACTGCACGACGGTCGGGGTGAAGGGCACCGGACCGAAGACCGGGTCGTCGGCCGCGGCGTCGCGCTTGGCGACGAGCCGCGCGCCGAGCTCGGGTGCCTCACCGCGGGCCACCCGGCCGCCGGTCGCCTCGGCGAGCAGCTGGTGACCCAGGCAGACCCCGAGGACGGGCGCGCCCGCCGCGACGGCCGAACGGAGCAGGTCCTTGGTCGCGCGCAACCACGGCGCGGAGCTGTCGTCGTACGCCTGCTGGGGTCCTCCCATGACCACGAGCGCGTCGTGGTCGCCCAGGTCGGCAGGGACCTCGTCGCCGGCCCACGGCTCGCAGAGCACGAGCTCCATGCCGGCCTCGGGCAGCCACTCCCCCAGCCGCCCGACGGTCTCCGAGGCGGAGTGGGTGACGACGAGCGCGCTCGTCACAGGACCGGGAGGTAGCGGCCGAGCTCGAACGGCGTGACCTGACTGCGGTAGTCGCGCCACTCCTCGCGCTTGTTGCGCAGGAAGAAGTCGAAGACGTGCTCACCGAGGGTCTCGGCGACCAGCTCGCTCGACTCCATCACCGTGATCGCCTCGGCGAGCGAGGTCGGCAGCGGGGCCATCCCCATCGCGCGGCGCTCGCCGTCGGTCAGCGACCAGACGTCGTCCTCCGCGCCCGGCGGCAGCGGGTAGCCCTCCTCGATGCCCTTGAGACCGGCGGCGAGCAGCACTGCGAAGCACAGGTAGGGGTTGGTCGCGCTGTCCGGGCTGCGGATCTCGATGCGGGTGCTGTTGCCCTTGGTGGGCTTGTACATCGGGACCCGGACGAGGGCACTGCGGTTGTTGGAACCCCAGCAGACGTACGGCGGAGCCTCGCCCCCGGAGATGAGGCGCTTGTAGGAGTTGACCCACTGGTTGGTGACGGCCGTGATCTCGGCGGCGTGGCGGAGCAGGCCGGCGATGAAGTGCTTGGCGACCTTCGACAGGTGCAGCGGGTCGGACCCGTCGTAGAAGGCGTTCTGGTCGCCCTCGAAGAGGCTGAGGTGGGTGTGCATGCCGCTGCCAGGCTGGTCGCTGAAGGGCTTGGGCATGAAGGTGGCGTAGACGCCCTGGGTGAGCGCCACCTCCTTGATGACGTGGCGGGTCGTGAGGATGTTGTCGGCGGTCGACAGCGC
Encoded here:
- a CDS encoding type 1 glutamine amidotransferase, giving the protein MTSALVVTHSASETVGRLGEWLPEAGMELVLCEPWAGDEVPADLGDHDALVVMGGPQQAYDDSSAPWLRATKDLLRSAVAAGAPVLGVCLGHQLLAEATGGRVARGEAPELGARLVAKRDAAADDPVFGPVPFTPTVVQWHSDGVVDLPPGALLLAGSPRYPVQAFRVGDRAYGVQFHPEPTREHLETWAARSGEELDLLGLSGDDVVERAVAALEEVEEVWRPAVQRWARLAEHPASPPRRLLPVVDA
- a CDS encoding glutamine synthetase family protein, which encodes MDKQQEFVLRTLEERDIRFIRLWFTDVLGTLKSVAIAPAELEGAFAEGIGFDGSAIEGFARVHESDMLAKPDPATFQVLPWRGEGVDGPGTARMFCDITMPDGTPSWADPRHVLRRALAKAADAGFTFYTHPEIEFFLLKGQPGPGELPVPVDAGGYFDLTPHGVSQDFRRDAITMLERMGISVEFSHHEVAPGQQEIDLRYADALSTADNILTTRHVIKEVALTQGVYATFMPKPFSDQPGSGMHTHLSLFEGDQNAFYDGSDPLHLSKVAKHFIAGLLRHAAEITAVTNQWVNSYKRLISGGEAPPYVCWGSNNRSALVRVPMYKPTKGNSTRIEIRSPDSATNPYLCFAVLLAAGLKGIEEGYPLPPGAEDDVWSLTDGERRAMGMAPLPTSLAEAITVMESSELVAETLGEHVFDFFLRNKREEWRDYRSQVTPFELGRYLPVL